Below is a genomic region from Drosophila albomicans strain 15112-1751.03 chromosome 2R, ASM965048v2, whole genome shotgun sequence.
TATGCCGTGATGACAACAAAAGACTTGGCCAAGATCAATGGGCTttacagagagacagagagagagagggagagacacaCATAGAGAGTCAAAAGTTTCGCACAAAAACCACTTCAAAAGCAGCTGCCTTTCAAGTGGTGTACGCTGATTGTTTGCCACCTGATTTCAACGTAGTCTAAcaactatactatatacaatttGGCATTCATTAACAGCACACTTATAGGGTAACCCAGGGCACCCGTAGCCCATATTCTATTCTGCAAAACATTCCCCTTGACCCGCTTGCCCGCATGCAAGCGCCTTTTGTAATCAAACTCAAGCAAAAACTTAAGCTAAATTAAGTTTTGATAATTCCTAATAATCCATTCAAGTAAGTTttccaaaaatgtttgctCACTTCTCTGTCGATTCAGGTGACGAACACCAAAGTACATCCATCTGCTACTTATAGAGAGAGAAGAACTGTTTGTCCATGGCCTTGCCTTGGTCTCTTCTCAGCTCTGAGCTGCGCTGCTCTTCAGCTTTTGTGGTTTACCATCTCGTGAAAGGTGCCGGGGGTatcagcttttgttgtttgtcccactgcaaattgaatttgaaaattttcctAGATTTAAAATGTCAGATAGCGGGCGACTTATTAGAACGGgatatacaacaacaacaacaacatcaacaacatcaacaacagttCCACACAAATGCAGCTTAATTTACGGAATACTCAAAACTTTTGCGGTGCGTCAGCCAAACACTGCAACAAACttgcataaaaatgtaaatcaacttagaaatattttgttattttaaaaattttatcaCAAATaacttttcaacatttttcagCTGGTACATTCCACAAATATCTAAAATTTGTTTCACTATCATTGTGTCTACATatgatataaatttttttggtcaacataaaattttatatcgtctgaattcaaaaaattccaaatatttaacatacattatttataaataaaaataagatattatgttaatttgaattaaaaattatattttcaaagaaaaatgttaagtaattctataataataaGCTCTGAAGCcgtaaaatattttagcaatATTTTTCCATAGTGTATCTAGtcataatacaataataataatgtaattttaagtaataaagATCTTTAAACATGCAAttgataattgcaaattatgtttttaCTAGACAAACATAAAagttaataacaaaaaaagttgTGATGAAAAAAGTCAAATCTAAAACACAAATTccccttttttcttttacttttgcctgaaaatcaatacaatttttttatcgATAAGTTTATCACaacaagcaaataataataaaaataaacgctCTACTTATAAGGCAGCGATGTCGCTCTGCCAAACTTTTACTAAAGttagaaaatcaaaattagGCCAACAACATTTACACTTTGAGCGCAACTTTGATGCGTAGCATTTCTCGCCGTGTAATGGCTTTGAAAAACTTTGAGCGCAAACTAttgttgaaaagttttcaattgagaatattaatttagtcAATACATGTGGGCGAAATGCGCAAAGACGAAAGTGGCAGCCGCAACAAAACCCAAACAAACGTTAAAAGTTTTGCGGTAACACAACGGAAATCCAAAGAGGCCAAAACCCCAGCCGGAGTGCTTTACTCGCTCTGCTTCAGGTAAAGGAACAGAGTGGAGTGGAGAGCGGAGAGTGGAGAGTTGAGAACGGAAAACGGAGAGTTGGTAGCCGGTAGTTGGTAGTCGGTAGTCGTTGGTTGGTAGCTGGGGGGCTTAAAGCGACAACGCGCCGGCATAATGTGGTTTTTGTGGCGCAATTTCTATTAGgcgaattgttgttgcatgtaTAATCAAGAGCTTTGCTGCCGCGcttgtgccacacacacacacccaaccCGCCTGCGCTTGACCCCAGCTTGCCCtgccaaacacacatacacacaaagagagacaaagacacatacatatataccttGGCCCAATTAGCATTGTATCTAACGCAATTGGCTGTGGGCCATGCTTTGTTGTGGTCACATTCCACAGAGTGGCATCAAGTACCTGGGCCCCACAAATTAAGGCAgactcacacagacacacacacaccggcacacacacactattgctgttgtttaagcataaaaataattcggTCAGTTGTCACTTTGATGTGCCCAAAAATGTTGGCAACGCTTGTTTAGCCGCGAGCGCACTTACAACTCCGCTTCGCTTTCCATTCCCTTCCTTTCCCTTCCCCTTATCCTCATTGCCATGCCTCTtcttattatgtatgtatggatgtgtatatttgtctgtctgtctgtgtatgtgtgtgtgtgtatacataaGAGAGTTCTTCTTCCTGCAGGGAATTAGCATACAGACTGCAGTCGCTCCCCAGATCCTGTGCGTCCGGCCAACTCATGTTACGTACATCATCAACGACCCCggggggcagcagcagcagcagctgttgtgcCTCCCCTGCTACAGCTTTACCTGCTGCCTGCCGCCTGCTGCCACGCGTAGCCACCTTTAGATTTGTGTccgaaaaatgtttttgctgGCATTTGCATGGAAAACCGAACGGCAAACGTCATCAtggtcatcgtcgtcgtcgtcgtcgtcgttgtagTCGTCGAGCTGAGTGctgtactacattcaaagtCCATTCAATCACACACGCATATCCCCGCCCTGACCTCCGCCCCTTCTCTATACTGCACAAATGCAGACGGAGGAGGAGTAGAGGCAAAACCTGATACCTGACTGGTCGGCaggcaaccaaccaaccatcCTTGATGTGGACGTCTTTGCCCAGCGGTAACAACTGTCCGTTGCAGAAGCCTCTGTTGCTTTGTTTCAACTGAAACGTATGTGTCTGTGTCGATTGTGATACGTGTGTGTAagtctctatgtgtgtgtgtgtgtgtgtgtgtgtgtgtgtgtagtgacGCAGCTTGTTTCCGGCACGGCACCAAAACAACACGACTAAGGAAAGTAAAATGGCGCCTGCAGTGAATTgaacttttgcattttaagcgAAATGTTCAaacaaagcagagcagagcaaagcaaagcaaagaacaaGAGAATAAGTCTCAACAATAGCTTCACATGTAGTACTCGTAATACTCTCCTTCACTCTCGCGAGTTGAAAGAACCCAAATGAAAATGGTCGAAACAATAGCAGCCAAAAATAATGCAAcgtccaacaaaaaaatgcattttcattgcCAAAATACCAGAGCGTACCTGGTTTTCAACCTTCAACCAATCACAGAAATAAAATGGAATTGTTGTGCGTAAGTTTTTTGCCAACTAACAAGACGCATTAGCCTgcagtattatatttaattgtaagaAAGCAGAACAATAGCAGTACTTTAATCGAAATAGGATTCCACACAGCAAAACAACCAGCTTTATCAGATCATTATCTGTTGCTCAAAAggtaatcaaaataaattactgcgactatttcattcaataaaaataatttgttaacatTGTGTAGCTGACAGAAAGCAATAGAAATAGTCAAAAGAAATACCATCAATCAAAATTGATTCCACCTTAAACGTCAAAGCATGCAAACTACTCAAtacaaaacatattaaaatccTCCaccataaatataaataatgaagcACATCTATCAATTAAATGCTCATTGAGTTTATTATATCGTTTTTTCGCTTAGGCCTGAACACTGCAATCAGCATTGTTCCAAATATCAGCCTGAGCCACAAAATAGTTGGTCAGCTGAGTGAGGTCCAATTCGGAGATCAAGTCATTGATCGTGGGCAACACAAACATGCTGAAGAGAGTGTTCACATAAGGCTGGATCTCCTCGGTGAACAGCATAGAGAAGGATTCGATGAAGTTGTTCACAAAGTTATTGGCAGCCACATCCAAATACTTGTCCCAATGGTCGGACTGAACATCACCAACAAAGTATTTCAGATCGAAGTCACTAATAAGCAGTCCATTGGAATTACTCTCAGCAAATGTATACTCGCCAACAAAACGCCAATCAATCAGCTTCTTATTGAGGAGCACGTTCTGGCGAACGGGCAAAGGAAGACCGCCAACACCGAAAGTACCCTCCAGCTCATAGGCACCCAAGATTTGCAGTTGTGGGAAGATGACATCAAAGTGGGCACGCTGAGTGCTGTTATCATAGCCACCACTCAAGATTTGGAAGTTGTCCAAGCCAGAGATGCGAATGTTGCTCACATTACCCACAAGGTTGGTGTTTCCGTTGCTGTAGTTAAAGGCGTAGAAATCAATGTTCAATGGAGCCAACACTGGCAAATTCTCTGCAGCAAAGCCGCAAGGAATGATCTTCTGCCAGGCTTGCAGGAACATGCCCACCGCATCAGAGTAGCCGATCATGCTGTTGTCCTGGGTCACAGGTGTGGCACTGGCAGCAGCCACCAGGAGAACTAGAAGAAAAGACTTTGCTATCATTTTGCTTGGTTAATGGTAGAAAGAACTGTGTGAAGAGCTGTTCGCACGCTTTGTCTTTTATAGCAAAAACGTTATCTAGAAATTATGAATAGCGAGCATTGATCGATCGTGGTAAAATTGGTCGTTTGTTCTTATCGCATGCGATctatgtatattttacatatgaGTCAAGCGGATTAACTCAAAATGATTTCGACTTAAACGGCGCTTTAATTATGATTCATCGGCAGCatgcaattttgatttattcgaCAGGGgactttttataatttatgaaaattaattggttcttgaaaaattataatcaCTGCAATCATGTACTTATGTCAAGCTAAATCGTTTttctctaaaaataaatgccaaaatTTGAATTCTCGGAAAAGGTGGAATGTTTATCCTTTTAGCACAGAATATAATTCTATAGAATATAATCATCTGTTTTCGCTGAAATTAACATTTACTGTTCTTTGTTAGACAAAGTTCTTGCGGTCctctttcaaaataaaatattttaagccgTATAAATCGTTGCATCTGTTCTAACATACAATGAAAATTCTGTTAGCTAACTAGAATATTTCATGTTTACTTTGAAATTTTTAGCGTTCAATTTCCAATCACATAATGCTATTCCACCTTATACGGTGTTTGTAGTCTATgtatgaaagaaaaaaaattagaacTTACATCGAAAtcattttgaatgcattttgaaGGCATTCTGAAGGCAgtaaacttttaataatttttaaaatctaCATTCGACTTTTCAATTcttataatatttgattactCTATTCAATGCTATAATATCTAACCGTTGCCTAAATGTCAAGTTAACCAATAGAATGAAATTTCCATCAATCAAAGCGCTTTGCATGCAGACCATAGATAACGTTTCGGCTATAAAAGACAAGGCTTGCAAACAATTGTTCACAGTATTCTTTCTGCGTTCAAcgaaacacaataaaaatgatagCAAAGTCTTTTATTCTAGTTCTCCTGGTGGCTGCTGCCAGTGCCACACCTGTGACCCAGGACAACAGCATGATCGGCTACTCTGATGCTGTTGGCATGTTCCTGCAAGCCTGGCAGAAAATCATTCCTTGCGGCTTTGCTGCAGAGAACCTGCCAGTGTTGGCTCCATTCACTGTCGACTTCCAAGCCTTCAACTACAGCAACGGAAACACCAACCTTGTGGGTAATGTGAGCAACATTCGCATCTCTGGTCTAAACAATTTCCAGATCCTGAGCGGAGGCTATGATAACAGCACTCAGCGTGCCCACTTTGATGTCATCTTCCCACAACTGCAAATCTTGGGTGCCTATGAGCTTGAGGGTACTTTCGCTGTTGGCGGTCTTCCTTTGCCCGTTCGCCAGAATGTGCTCCTCAATAAGAAGCTGATTGATTGGCGTTTTGTTGGGGAGTATAAATTTGCTGAGAGTAATTCCAATGGACTGCGTATTAGTGACTTCGATCTGAAATACTTTGTTGCTGATGTTCAGTCCGACCATTGGGACAAGTATTTGGATGTGGCTGCCAATAACTTTGTGAACAACTTCATCGAATCCTTCTCTATGCTGTTCACCGAGGAGATCCAGCCTTATGTGAACACTCTCTTCAGCATGTTTGTGTTGCCCACAATCAATGACTTGATCTCCGAATTGGACCTTACTCAGCTGACAAACTATTTTGTTATGCAAGCTGAGATGTGGAACAACGCCGGCTGCGCTGTTCAGGTTTAAGAGCATTAAATCCATGTTGCTTATTTACAACATCAatatcaattgcaattaataaagCAATAAGTTTTTCTTTCCTATTATTTAACATACTTTTTTAACTAATGGgttattgaaaaaaatatgttgcatactttcgagCTGACTAAAATAAGTATACGACATGGAAACACCGCGAGCTTTGAATATTGATAGTAGACAAGCAGTACAATTTGCTCTCAGCGCTGAACTGCTTGCACTGCTTAATGAATGGCGACTTCTTCGTTTACAATGTATTCGATAAcatcttattattttttaatgaaagtacTTATTGATTATATTggttttaaatgaatttatctAAATTTAACTACTTACACAGCTAAAAGTCAATATCCGATAGAATATAGAAATGAAAGTAACACCTAAAAAACAGTAAAGAACTTCAAGCAGTTGAATAATGTTTCTAATATTAGAAATTGATAAGATCGTACAAATTGCATTATTagcatatgtatgcatattcCGACTTGTGCACAGGGCCACtgttattgcatttaattataagcTTGTACAACAAGACtttaagtaaacaaatacCTGTGTTCgataaaacaaagcaaatggtAATCAATCAAAGATATGTTTTATCAGTAAAATAGTGAAAATTATAGCTATAAAGGGGACACCATTTAACACTTATTTCATAGTGCTTTCTACCGTTTAGTAATCAACATGATTCGaagaatttttgtatttgccttTTTAGTGGCCATTGTCAACGCATCGCGTTTGACTAAAAAGACCAAACCCTTGCCTACGACTCTGAAGGCAAATTTCTCACCTCTTGCTCTGAACGCAACTGCAGCCAACTATGGTGATGCCATCTCCCAGTTTCTGCAGGCCTGGAAGCAGATGATACCCTGTGGCTATGCTGAAGACAATATTCCAATCTTGGCCCCGTTAACCCACGATTTTTCCAGCTTCAATTTCTCCAAAGGCGAGACCAGCTTTGTTGGCAATTCTAGCAACATCCGCATCTCGGGTCTAAACAACTTTATTGTCCTCAGTGGATCCTTCAATGTCAGCACTCAGAAAGCCAAATTTGATATCCTCTTCCCAGAGATACAGATCTTGGGCTCCTTTGCCGTGGAGGGTGTCATGAGCATGCTTGGATTTGCCTTCCCCGTTCGCGAAGTCAGTTTGCTTAATGAGAGATTCCAGCAATTGCGTTTCGTTGGCGAATACACCTTCGGTCAGAGTCTTATCAATCCCACTGGACTACGCATTAGCGATTTCCATCTGCAATTCTATTTGGCTGATGTGAAAATCGACAACTGGGACATTTTGTGGAACATTTCACTTAACGAATTGTCTAATACTTGGGCTAGACAGATAATTAGCCTTGCAACTAAACTAGTTCAACCTAATGTAGATATGTTGTTATCCCTCGATGCGATTCCTATTATCAATGATATGCTCTCCGCTGTGAACCTTGATCAGCTGTCGCAATTTTTGGTCAATTCTGCCAACAGGTGGAACAGTGCCAACTGTCAAGTTCAGGCATAAAggcattgaaatatttaataaataagaagATTATcacaaatgttttatattcGTTTATTTTACCACCAGAAATCgctttttagtaatttttgaattttaaaatttcctGCGATAAAAGAAGaagtaaatttttaatgtaaaatcAATGTGAGTATCTAATTGTGATATTTCAGGATGTTTCTAATAAATTACCTTGTTAACAAAATAAGCATACAAGCAgaacgtatacttaatgcgTATTACTCACGCTTGTACAAGCAGTGCAATCTAAGGCAGATTTCCACTGCTTGCACTTTATGATAGATTGCACTGCTTGCctatttatgtatgtagagTCTGCATTGTAGACACAATCAGTATTAGCAGGCATTCAAATAGACGATCTTTCTCAAACTCGATTtctcaataaataaagattaatttaaaaacttaagaTTACActtaacatacaaaatatacatgtGATATCAAGTATAATTCTTTACAATTTTGATTGAGAAACgaattgtatatatgtattattattatattttatcatatttatagtTCAAGCAATGATGACTCTAGTTCACTTGTAATCTCTCTTTACCCGAAAGAATTAATGCACTCGCCACGTAATTTGTAGACATCTTTATCATACcaatcaaaaaattaatttaaagacCGCTGACACTTATAAGTTGTTACAGTCGCATGTTTGATGTAGTACTCAGCAGAAACAAACTAGTTGAAATAatcttatttatgtatatcatTGTTTTTgataaacacaacacaacaggtTTAAACGGCgatcaatttaaatgctagTAGTAATTACTTGGAAAGGGTTATTTCTAgaaaccaaaagcaaacataatTTCGACTTTCGACAATGCTATTTCTAcgaaaatacaacaataaataaacataatataatatatataaagactaaaatacatattaaccCATGATAGTCCAAAACTGTCCAGAATTTCCCAATCAATATGAAAGTATTAGAATATATTCTAGCGAATAATAAAcgtatatatagtttatttgcattttatggaAAGGAATTTCATCAAGTTCTTGGAAATGGTGAAAAGCtgaaagtcaataaaaaattagtttGGTGAAAATGTCACTGACAAAATAATTTCCAggaaaataacaacaatatgtAAACGAGTGCAAAGAGTACTCAAATATGCGAAACCACATGACAACCCAAGggaatttacaattttccCCATTAAAAGTGTCTTTTTAATGAAACCCACGACATTACATAGCTTAGATTACTCTAGAGTATACCTGTAATGACTACTAAGTTATATGTTAAtcttataaacatattttagaTAAAGTTATTTACATGTGACGAAAAgtattgttgtttatgttctTCTTCCCATTTGTCTGCAAATTCCCACATTGACCGCATGCCTCTGACTCATTTAATTGTAAGCTTGTGCCAATACGACTTTGCGacaaaaaatgaattgaaatataatcAATCAAAGGCACCTtcaattgataaaaatttaGCTATAAAAGGGAAACCGTTCTTGGGCAACTTCACAAAGTTCTTTCTACCACTTAACGATCAACATGATTGGAAAAGTTTTCCTGCTTGCCCTCCTGGTGGCCATCGCTAGTGCCTCACCTCTGGCTCTGGACTCGACAACCACTGACAACTATGGCGTTGCCATCTCCCAGTTCCTGGCGGCCTGGAAGCAGATGATTCCCTGCGGCTACGCTGCCGGCAACATTCCAGTACTGTCCCCACTGACCAACGACTTCACCGCCTTTAACTTTAGCAGAGGAGAAACCAACATTGTGGGAAACGTGAGCAACATTCGCATCTCGGGCCTCGATGACTTCATTATTCTGAGCGGATCCTTCAACACCACGACCCAGAAGGCCAAATTCGATGTGCTGTTCCCAGAGATCCAGATCTTGGGCTCCTATGCCCTCCAGGGTATGATGAGCTTGCTCGGCTTTGCTTTCCCCGTCCGTGAAGTCGGCTTGATCAACGAGCGTTTCCAACAGCTGCGATTCGTTGGTGAATACACCTTCGGTCAGAGCCTCACCAACTCCAGTGGACTACGCATTAGCGAATACCATCTGCAATTCTATTTGGCCGATGTAAAAATCGACAACTGGGACTTGTTGTTGAACATTGCTGCCAACGATTATGCCAACTCTTGGTCGAGCCAGATTATTGATCTGGCTGTTAAACTGGTTCAAAAGTATGTTGATGAGCTGTTGGCCATCGATGTGATTCCCAGTGTGGACGACTTGCTTGCCAACGTCAGCATGGCTGAGCTGTCTCAGTTTTTGGTCAACACTGCCGCCAACTGGAACAGTGTCGACTGCCAAGTGCAGGCCTAAGAAAAGGGCTcgaaactttaaataaatgtttaaagagTTGGTTTACTAATGGTTCATTGTTACACATAATTAATCGCGCATGAAATTTACCTTGATGAGCTGTCGCTATTTTTGGTCAATTCTGCCAACAGGTGGAACAGTGCCAACTGTCAAGTTCAGGGTTAAAggctttgaaatatttaataaataagaagATTATcacaaatgttttatattcGTTTATTTTCCACCAcaaatcgtttttttttttaatttttgaattttaaaattttctacaaaaaaagaaaaggtaaatttttaatataaaatcaaagtgAGCATATCTAATTGTGATATTTCAGgatatttctaataaattagCTTGTTACCAAAATAAGCATACGAGCACAGATGAGCAAGCAGTGCAAATCGAAGATAATTGTACACTGCTTGTAATTCGTGATAGATTTACACTACTTGCTcagtttatttatgtatgtcgAGTCTACATTGTAGTCACAATCAGTATTAGCAGGCATCCAAGTATACGatcattttcatattcaatttcaaagtaaataaaattttaagattaatttaagaacttaAGATTCCacttaacaacaaaaatttacttttatatcaagtatatttctttacatttttgatttaaaaacgaattaaatatatatatatattatcataTCATATTTAGAATTCAAGCACTATACAAGTTCACTTATAATCTCTCTTTACCCGAATGAATTAATGCACTCGCCACGTAATTTGTAGACATCTTTATCTTACCaatcataaaattaatttaaagacCGCTGACACTTATAAGTTGTTACAGTCCCATGTTTGATGTAGTACTCAGCAGAAACAAACTAGTCGAAATAatcttatttatgtatatcatTGCTTTTgataaacacaacacaacaggtTTAAACGGCgatcaatttaaatgctagTAGTAATTACTTGGAAAGGGTTATTTCTAgaaaccaaaagcaaacataaattcgAAGTTCGACAATGTTATTTCTACgaacatacaacaacaaataaacatagtacaatatcaaattaagactaaaatacatattaaccCATGATAGTCCAAAACTGTCCAGAATTTCCCAATCAATATGAAAGTATTAGTATTGGAAATtactaatatataaaatatattctagcGAATAATAaacgtatatattttatttgcattttatggaAAGGAATTTCATCAAGTTCTTGGAAATGGTGAAAAGCtgaaagtcaataaaaaattagtttGGTGAAAATGTCACTGACAAAGTAATTTCCAggaaaataacaacaatatgtAAACGAGTGCAAAGAGTACTCAAATATGCGAAGCCACATGACAACCCAAGggaatttacaattttccCCATTAACATAAAAGTCTTACAAGTGTCTTTTCGATGAACCCCACGACAGTTCATAGCTTACATTACTCTAGAGAATACCTGTAATGACTAATAAGTTACATGTTAATCTTATAAACATATTcatattgttgtttatgttctTCTTCCCATTTATTCTGCAAATTCCCACATTGACCGCATGCCTCTGACTCATTTAATTGTAAGCTTGTGCCAATACGACTTTGCGCcaaaaagaattgaaatataatCAATCAAAGGCACCTTCAATTGATAAAAAATTTAGCTATAAAAGGGAAACCGTTCTTGGGCAACTTCACAAAGTTCTTTCTACCACTTAACGATCAACATGATTGGAAAAGTTTTCCTGCTTGCCCTCCTGGTGGCCATCGCCAGTGCCTCACCTCTGGCTCTGGACTCAACGACTACCGACAACTATGGCGTTGCCATCTCCCAGTTCTTGGCGGCCTGGAAGCAGATGATTCCCTGCGGCTACGCTGCACAGTGGTTGGGCTTGTGTGGAGCCGCGGCCATAAATATTTCCCGTAGAGATATCGCTATGAAATTTTCcccaaaaatctaaaaaaatattttgtatatatagtaaaaaaattgtCTTGATCGGAATACTATATCCTATATCTCCCATACAACCTTAGTATGGCTTATATGCCGATAGTGCGCCAAAATACTTCCGGTGGAGTTACAGtgctaaaatttcattattaggcatccaatttatttgtatttcaattatttagagtataaaaatgtaactcCTAACCCCCTTCCCACAagcttttcaaaatataatgaaatgagGTTCTATAGTTCCTTTTAtgatatgtatgttatataagaataaatgtatttaaatcattaaaaataaaatttaatttaatgctaattggagtgaaataaatattatcaaataCCGACGACGTTTTGTCCTTTTTGAGGACTcagcaaaatcaattttggGTCGTCCACGTTCAGCACTTGCAATCCTTTGTTGAGGTGGCTCAATTATAATTGTTTCAATAGTGTTCAGCCAATTAGATTGATGTTTAACAATTGAATTCTTAACACGATTGTATTTGGCCCAAAAAGCACaaatttttttgcaaatgtaaCTAATGCAATTATTCAGTTTTGTCATGTCAACTGCGTAGCCTTTGTGTTTAATGCTTTCTTCTATTACACTAGTAACTCTCCGATTTTTTTCTGCATTAACGCCCTCTTCTTTCCACCAAATATCAAAGACGTGCATGCGTGAAAATTCGCACTTACAAGAAGCAcctattaaaaatgaaaacataaaaataagcgaaaaaataatatgcgaAATTATTGACAAACACAAATgacgaaaacaaaagaaacatcACAAAAGCAAAGGAAGAGCAGTAGATTGCGTCGCAAATTTGACCTTGAAAACAGTAAGACAACTTGAGTTTATTAATGAGTATATACACATCGGCAAAATTCGGCAGCTgaacttaacatttttattacctGAAAACATTGGCAAATGCACTGATATCACTCATAAAGGGGGAATCGGGGGGCAACATATCTAAAAGTCTACTTAAACATGA
It encodes:
- the LOC117573604 gene encoding uncharacterized protein LOC117573604; its protein translation is MIAKSFLLVLLVAAASATPVTQDNSMIGYSDAVGMFLQAWQKIIPCGFAAENLPVLAPLNIDFYAFNYSNGNTNLVGNVSNIRISGLDNFQILSGGYDNSTQRAHFDVIFPQLQILGAYELEGTFGVGGLPLPVRQNVLLNKKLIDWRFVGEYTFAESNSNGLLISDFDLKYFVGDVQSDHWDKYLDVAANNFVNNFIESFSMLFTEEIQPYVNTLFSMFVLPTINDLISELDLTQLTNYFVAQADIWNNADCSVQA
- the LOC117573605 gene encoding uncharacterized protein LOC117573605, coding for MIAKSFILVLLVAAASATPVTQDNSMIGYSDAVGMFLQAWQKIIPCGFAAENLPVLAPFTVDFQAFNYSNGNTNLVGNVSNIRISGLNNFQILSGGYDNSTQRAHFDVIFPQLQILGAYELEGTFAVGGLPLPVRQNVLLNKKLIDWRFVGEYKFAESNSNGLRISDFDLKYFVADVQSDHWDKYLDVAANNFVNNFIESFSMLFTEEIQPYVNTLFSMFVLPTINDLISELDLTQLTNYFVMQAEMWNNAGCAVQV
- the LOC117573606 gene encoding uncharacterized protein LOC117573606, producing the protein MIRRIFVFAFLVAIVNASRLTKKTKPLPTTLKANFSPLALNATAANYGDAISQFLQAWKQMIPCGYAEDNIPILAPLTHDFSSFNFSKGETSFVGNSSNIRISGLNNFIVLSGSFNVSTQKAKFDILFPEIQILGSFAVEGVMSMLGFAFPVREVSLLNERFQQLRFVGEYTFGQSLINPTGLRISDFHLQFYLADVKIDNWDILWNISLNELSNTWARQIISLATKLVQPNVDMLLSLDAIPIINDMLSAVNLDQLSQFLVNSANRWNSANCQVQA
- the LOC117573782 gene encoding uncharacterized protein LOC117573782 isoform X2; its protein translation is MIGKVFLLALLVAIASASPLALDSTTTDNYGVAISQFLAAWKQMIPCGYAAGNIPVLSPLTNDFTAFNFSRGETNIVGNVSNIRISGLDDFIILSGSFNTTTQKAKFDVLFPEIQILGSYALQGMMSLLGFAFPVREVGLINERFQQLRFVGEYTFGQSLTNSSGLRISEYHLQFYLADVKIDNWDLLLNIAANDYANSWSSQIIDLAVKLVQKYVDELLAIDVIPSVDDLLANVSMAELSQFLSNTAANWNSVDCQVQA